Proteins encoded together in one Falco biarmicus isolate bFalBia1 chromosome 4, bFalBia1.pri, whole genome shotgun sequence window:
- the FSD1 gene encoding fibronectin type III and SPRY domain-containing protein 1 isoform X3 — protein sequence MGDQESLRKIITTLAVKNEEIQNFIYSLKQMMQNVEANSSRVQEDLESEFQSLYTLLDELKDEMLMKIKQDRASRTYELQAQLAECAKALESSEELLEAANQALETANRHDFLQAAKQIKDSVTMAPAFRLSLKAKVSDNMSHLMVDFAQERRLLQALAFLPVPSTPEIDLAESLVADNCVTLAWRMPDEDSKIDHYVLEYRRTNFEGPPRAKEDQPWMVVEGIKGTEYTLSGLKFDMKYMNFRVRACNKAVAGEFSEPVTLETRAFMFRLDASTCHQNLRVEELSVEWDATGGKVQDVKAREKDGKGRTASPANSPARVVQSPKRMPSGRGGRDRFTAESYTVLGDTLIDGDDHYWEVRYDRDSKAFGVGVAYRSLGKFDQLGKTSASWCLHLNNWLQVSFSAKHANKAKVLDVPVPDCIGVYCNFHEGFLSFYNARTKQLLHTFKAKFTQPVLPAFMVWCGSFHVSSGLQVPSAVKCLQKRNSTASSSNASLP from the exons ATGGGCGACCAg GAGTCTCTGCGGAAGATCATCACCACCTTGGCCGTGAAGAATGAGGAGATCCAGAACTTCATCTACTCCCTCAAGCAGATGATGCAGAATGTGGAG GCCAACTCGTCGCGGGTGCAGGAGGACCTGGAGAGCGAGTTCCAGTCACTGTACACGCTGCTGGACGAGCTGAAGGACGAGATGCTGATGAAGATCAAGCAGGACCGCGCCAGCCGCACCTACGAGCTGCAG GCCCAGCTTGCGGAGTGTGCCAAGGCCCTGGAGAGctcagaggagctgctggaggcgGCCAACCAGGCCCTGGAGACAGCTAACCGCCATGACTTCCTCCAG GCTGCCAAACAGATCAAGGATAG TGTGACAATGGCACCTGCCTTCCGCCTCTCACTCAAGGCCAAGGTGAGCGACAACATGAGCCACTTGATGGTGGATTTTGCCCAGGAACGCCGCCTGCTCCAGGCCCTTGCCTTCCTGCCAG TGCCCAGCACCCCCGAGATCGATCTGGCGGAGTCACTGGTGGCCGATAACTGTGTGACACTGGCCTGGAGGATGCCCGACGAGGACAGCAAGATAGACCACTACGTGCTGGAGTACCGCAGGACCAACTTTGAGGGGCCGCCCCGCGCCAAGGAGGACCAGCCCTGGATGGTGGTTGAGGGCATCAAGGGCACCGAGTACACCCTCTCCG GGCTGAAGTTTGACATGAAGTACATGAATTTTCGGGTACGGGCATGTAACAAGGCTGTGGCAGGCGAATTCTCCGAGCCGGTCACTTTAGAGACAAGAG CTTTCATGTTTCGGCTGGATGCCAGCACGTGCCACCAGAACCTGCGGGTGGAGGAGCTCAGCGTAGAGTGGGACGCCACGGGGGGCAAGGTGCAGGATGTCAAGGCACGTGAGAAAGACGGCAAGGGCAGGACGGCTTCGCCCGCCAACTCGCCTGCCAG GGTGGTGCAGTCACCCAAGAGGATGCCCTCAGGGCGTGGGGGCAGAGATCGCTTCACCGCCGAGTCCTACACGGTTCTGG GTGACACGCTGATCGATGGTGACGACCACTACTGGGAGGTGCGGTACGACCGGGACAGCAAAGCTTTCGGCGTGGGGGTGGCATATCGCAGCCTGGGCAAATTTGACCAGCTGGGCAAGACCTCGGCCTCCTGGTGCCTCCACCTCAACAACTGGCTGCAGGTCAGCTTCAGCGCCAAGCACGCCAACAAGGCCAAGGTGCTGGACGTGCCCGTGCCCGACTGCATCGGTGTCTACTGCAACTTCCATGAAG GGTTCCTGTCTTTCTACAACGCCAGGACCAAGCAGCTGCTCCACACCTTCAAGGCCAAGTTCACgcagccagtgctgcctgccttcATG GTCTGGTGCGGCAGCTTCCACGTCTCCTCGGGCTTGCAGGTGCCCAGCGCGGTGAAATGCCTCCAGAAACGCAACAGCACGGCCAGCAGCTCCAACGCCAGCCTGCCCTAG
- the SHD gene encoding SH2 domain-containing adapter protein D, which produces MAKWLREYLGRGARRSPPRPPQPDYSGGERRPTGTGSGAPPGGPPGAALRGPAASPRHRLVRVGGAGPGSGPRRLEQGPGESEYSEPFEGEQDPAPEGGCEEPGEATGCPQQGESRRAKPRRGPQLYDTPYEEWETAGEGPGVPTARESRLPRDDERPADEYDQPWEWKKDHISRAFAVQFESPERSPSLSRQLPQPPRPPPGARPGCPPSPRHVDTSLPLEKQAWYHGPIGRAGAETLLALCREGSFLVRDCETSPDDYSLSLRSSHGFVHVKLTRTREQHFVLGRAGAAFPSVPEAVRHYTARALPVRGARHLSLLYPVAVQPL; this is translated from the exons ATGGCCAAGTGGCTCCGGGAGTACCTGGGCCGGGGGGCCCGGCGCTCTcccccccgcccaccccagCCCGACTACAGCGGCGGCGAGCGCCGCCCCACCGGCACCGGGAGCGGGGCCCCCCCCGGCGgcccccccggcgctgccctgCGCGGCCCCGCTGCCTCCCCCCGGCACCGGCTGGTGCGGgtggggggcgcggggccggggagcgGCCCCCGCCGGCTGGAGCAG GGCCCCGGTGAGAGCGAGTACTCGGAGCCCTTTGAGGGAGAGCAGGACCCGGCGCCCGAGGGTGGCTGCGAGGAGCCCGGTGAGGCCACAG GGTGCCCCCAGCAGGGCGAGAGCCGGCGGGCGAAGCCGCGGCGGGGACCCCAGCTCTACGACACCCCCTACGAGGAGTGGGAGACGGCAGGGGAGGGTCCGGGGGTGCCCACCGCCCGGGAGAGCCGCCTGCCCCGCGACGACGAGCGCCCGGCCGACGAGTATGACCAGCCCTGGGAGTGGAAGAAGGATCACATCTCGCGGGCATTCGCAG TGCAGTTTGAAAGCCCTGAGCgctcccccagcctgtcccggcagctgccgcagcccccccgcccccccccaggtGCCAGGCCaggctgcccccccagccccaggcacgTGGACACCTCGCTGCCCCTGGAGAAGCAGGC CTGGTACCACGGCCCCATTGGGCGGGCAGGCGCCGAGACGCTGCTGGCACTGTGCCGCGAGGGCAGCTTCCTCGTGCGGGACTGCGAGACCAGCCCCGATGACTACTCGCTCTCGCTCAG GAGCAGCCATGGCTTCGTGCACGTGAAGCTCACGCGAACACGGGAGCAGCACTTTGTGCTCGGCCGCGCCGGAGCCGCCTTCCCCTCGGTGCCCGAGGCCGTGCGGCACTACACAGCGCGGGCACTGCCCGTCCGCGGCGcccgccacctctccctgctctaCCCCGTGGCTGTGCAGCCCCTGTGA
- the FSD1 gene encoding fibronectin type III and SPRY domain-containing protein 1 isoform X4, protein MGDQESLRKIITTLAVKNEEIQNFIYSLKQMMQNVEEDLESEFQSLYTLLDELKDEMLMKIKQDRASRTYELQAQLAECAKALESSEELLEAANQALETANRHDFLQAAKQIKDSVTMAPAFRLSLKAKVSDNMSHLMVDFAQERRLLQALAFLPVPSTPEIDLAESLVADNCVTLAWRMPDEDSKIDHYVLEYRRTNFEGPPRAKEDQPWMVVEGIKGTEYTLSGLKFDMKYMNFRVRACNKAVAGEFSEPVTLETRAFMFRLDASTCHQNLRVEELSVEWDATGGKVQDVKAREKDGKGRTASPANSPARVVQSPKRMPSGRGGRDRFTAESYTVLGDTLIDGDDHYWEVRYDRDSKAFGVGVAYRSLGKFDQLGKTSASWCLHLNNWLQVSFSAKHANKAKVLDVPVPDCIGVYCNFHEGFLSFYNARTKQLLHTFKAKFTQPVLPAFMVWCGSFHVSSGLQVPSAVKCLQKRNSTASSSNASLP, encoded by the exons ATGGGCGACCAg GAGTCTCTGCGGAAGATCATCACCACCTTGGCCGTGAAGAATGAGGAGATCCAGAACTTCATCTACTCCCTCAAGCAGATGATGCAGAATGTGGAG GAGGACCTGGAGAGCGAGTTCCAGTCACTGTACACGCTGCTGGACGAGCTGAAGGACGAGATGCTGATGAAGATCAAGCAGGACCGCGCCAGCCGCACCTACGAGCTGCAG GCCCAGCTTGCGGAGTGTGCCAAGGCCCTGGAGAGctcagaggagctgctggaggcgGCCAACCAGGCCCTGGAGACAGCTAACCGCCATGACTTCCTCCAG GCTGCCAAACAGATCAAGGATAG TGTGACAATGGCACCTGCCTTCCGCCTCTCACTCAAGGCCAAGGTGAGCGACAACATGAGCCACTTGATGGTGGATTTTGCCCAGGAACGCCGCCTGCTCCAGGCCCTTGCCTTCCTGCCAG TGCCCAGCACCCCCGAGATCGATCTGGCGGAGTCACTGGTGGCCGATAACTGTGTGACACTGGCCTGGAGGATGCCCGACGAGGACAGCAAGATAGACCACTACGTGCTGGAGTACCGCAGGACCAACTTTGAGGGGCCGCCCCGCGCCAAGGAGGACCAGCCCTGGATGGTGGTTGAGGGCATCAAGGGCACCGAGTACACCCTCTCCG GGCTGAAGTTTGACATGAAGTACATGAATTTTCGGGTACGGGCATGTAACAAGGCTGTGGCAGGCGAATTCTCCGAGCCGGTCACTTTAGAGACAAGAG CTTTCATGTTTCGGCTGGATGCCAGCACGTGCCACCAGAACCTGCGGGTGGAGGAGCTCAGCGTAGAGTGGGACGCCACGGGGGGCAAGGTGCAGGATGTCAAGGCACGTGAGAAAGACGGCAAGGGCAGGACGGCTTCGCCCGCCAACTCGCCTGCCAG GGTGGTGCAGTCACCCAAGAGGATGCCCTCAGGGCGTGGGGGCAGAGATCGCTTCACCGCCGAGTCCTACACGGTTCTGG GTGACACGCTGATCGATGGTGACGACCACTACTGGGAGGTGCGGTACGACCGGGACAGCAAAGCTTTCGGCGTGGGGGTGGCATATCGCAGCCTGGGCAAATTTGACCAGCTGGGCAAGACCTCGGCCTCCTGGTGCCTCCACCTCAACAACTGGCTGCAGGTCAGCTTCAGCGCCAAGCACGCCAACAAGGCCAAGGTGCTGGACGTGCCCGTGCCCGACTGCATCGGTGTCTACTGCAACTTCCATGAAG GGTTCCTGTCTTTCTACAACGCCAGGACCAAGCAGCTGCTCCACACCTTCAAGGCCAAGTTCACgcagccagtgctgcctgccttcATG GTCTGGTGCGGCAGCTTCCACGTCTCCTCGGGCTTGCAGGTGCCCAGCGCGGTGAAATGCCTCCAGAAACGCAACAGCACGGCCAGCAGCTCCAACGCCAGCCTGCCCTAG
- the FSD1 gene encoding fibronectin type III and SPRY domain-containing protein 1 isoform X1, producing the protein MPRGGATPPAGGAGGRGGGAAPPLLVAAGPSGGGAGPESLRKIITTLAVKNEEIQNFIYSLKQMMQNVEANSSRVQEDLESEFQSLYTLLDELKDEMLMKIKQDRASRTYELQAQLAECAKALESSEELLEAANQALETANRHDFLQAAKQIKDSVTMAPAFRLSLKAKVSDNMSHLMVDFAQERRLLQALAFLPVPSTPEIDLAESLVADNCVTLAWRMPDEDSKIDHYVLEYRRTNFEGPPRAKEDQPWMVVEGIKGTEYTLSGLKFDMKYMNFRVRACNKAVAGEFSEPVTLETRAFMFRLDASTCHQNLRVEELSVEWDATGGKVQDVKAREKDGKGRTASPANSPARVVQSPKRMPSGRGGRDRFTAESYTVLGDTLIDGDDHYWEVRYDRDSKAFGVGVAYRSLGKFDQLGKTSASWCLHLNNWLQVSFSAKHANKAKVLDVPVPDCIGVYCNFHEGFLSFYNARTKQLLHTFKAKFTQPVLPAFMVWCGSFHVSSGLQVPSAVKCLQKRNSTASSSNASLP; encoded by the exons atgccgcggggcggggccacGCCCCcagcgggcggggccggggggcggggcggcggcgccgctcCCCCTTTGTTggtggcggcggggccgagcggcggcggggccggcccg GAGTCTCTGCGGAAGATCATCACCACCTTGGCCGTGAAGAATGAGGAGATCCAGAACTTCATCTACTCCCTCAAGCAGATGATGCAGAATGTGGAG GCCAACTCGTCGCGGGTGCAGGAGGACCTGGAGAGCGAGTTCCAGTCACTGTACACGCTGCTGGACGAGCTGAAGGACGAGATGCTGATGAAGATCAAGCAGGACCGCGCCAGCCGCACCTACGAGCTGCAG GCCCAGCTTGCGGAGTGTGCCAAGGCCCTGGAGAGctcagaggagctgctggaggcgGCCAACCAGGCCCTGGAGACAGCTAACCGCCATGACTTCCTCCAG GCTGCCAAACAGATCAAGGATAG TGTGACAATGGCACCTGCCTTCCGCCTCTCACTCAAGGCCAAGGTGAGCGACAACATGAGCCACTTGATGGTGGATTTTGCCCAGGAACGCCGCCTGCTCCAGGCCCTTGCCTTCCTGCCAG TGCCCAGCACCCCCGAGATCGATCTGGCGGAGTCACTGGTGGCCGATAACTGTGTGACACTGGCCTGGAGGATGCCCGACGAGGACAGCAAGATAGACCACTACGTGCTGGAGTACCGCAGGACCAACTTTGAGGGGCCGCCCCGCGCCAAGGAGGACCAGCCCTGGATGGTGGTTGAGGGCATCAAGGGCACCGAGTACACCCTCTCCG GGCTGAAGTTTGACATGAAGTACATGAATTTTCGGGTACGGGCATGTAACAAGGCTGTGGCAGGCGAATTCTCCGAGCCGGTCACTTTAGAGACAAGAG CTTTCATGTTTCGGCTGGATGCCAGCACGTGCCACCAGAACCTGCGGGTGGAGGAGCTCAGCGTAGAGTGGGACGCCACGGGGGGCAAGGTGCAGGATGTCAAGGCACGTGAGAAAGACGGCAAGGGCAGGACGGCTTCGCCCGCCAACTCGCCTGCCAG GGTGGTGCAGTCACCCAAGAGGATGCCCTCAGGGCGTGGGGGCAGAGATCGCTTCACCGCCGAGTCCTACACGGTTCTGG GTGACACGCTGATCGATGGTGACGACCACTACTGGGAGGTGCGGTACGACCGGGACAGCAAAGCTTTCGGCGTGGGGGTGGCATATCGCAGCCTGGGCAAATTTGACCAGCTGGGCAAGACCTCGGCCTCCTGGTGCCTCCACCTCAACAACTGGCTGCAGGTCAGCTTCAGCGCCAAGCACGCCAACAAGGCCAAGGTGCTGGACGTGCCCGTGCCCGACTGCATCGGTGTCTACTGCAACTTCCATGAAG GGTTCCTGTCTTTCTACAACGCCAGGACCAAGCAGCTGCTCCACACCTTCAAGGCCAAGTTCACgcagccagtgctgcctgccttcATG GTCTGGTGCGGCAGCTTCCACGTCTCCTCGGGCTTGCAGGTGCCCAGCGCGGTGAAATGCCTCCAGAAACGCAACAGCACGGCCAGCAGCTCCAACGCCAGCCTGCCCTAG
- the FSD1 gene encoding fibronectin type III and SPRY domain-containing protein 1 isoform X2, giving the protein MPRGGATPPAGGAGGRGGGAAPPLLVAAGPSGGGAGPESLRKIITTLAVKNEEIQNFIYSLKQMMQNVEEDLESEFQSLYTLLDELKDEMLMKIKQDRASRTYELQAQLAECAKALESSEELLEAANQALETANRHDFLQAAKQIKDSVTMAPAFRLSLKAKVSDNMSHLMVDFAQERRLLQALAFLPVPSTPEIDLAESLVADNCVTLAWRMPDEDSKIDHYVLEYRRTNFEGPPRAKEDQPWMVVEGIKGTEYTLSGLKFDMKYMNFRVRACNKAVAGEFSEPVTLETRAFMFRLDASTCHQNLRVEELSVEWDATGGKVQDVKAREKDGKGRTASPANSPARVVQSPKRMPSGRGGRDRFTAESYTVLGDTLIDGDDHYWEVRYDRDSKAFGVGVAYRSLGKFDQLGKTSASWCLHLNNWLQVSFSAKHANKAKVLDVPVPDCIGVYCNFHEGFLSFYNARTKQLLHTFKAKFTQPVLPAFMVWCGSFHVSSGLQVPSAVKCLQKRNSTASSSNASLP; this is encoded by the exons atgccgcggggcggggccacGCCCCcagcgggcggggccggggggcggggcggcggcgccgctcCCCCTTTGTTggtggcggcggggccgagcggcggcggggccggcccg GAGTCTCTGCGGAAGATCATCACCACCTTGGCCGTGAAGAATGAGGAGATCCAGAACTTCATCTACTCCCTCAAGCAGATGATGCAGAATGTGGAG GAGGACCTGGAGAGCGAGTTCCAGTCACTGTACACGCTGCTGGACGAGCTGAAGGACGAGATGCTGATGAAGATCAAGCAGGACCGCGCCAGCCGCACCTACGAGCTGCAG GCCCAGCTTGCGGAGTGTGCCAAGGCCCTGGAGAGctcagaggagctgctggaggcgGCCAACCAGGCCCTGGAGACAGCTAACCGCCATGACTTCCTCCAG GCTGCCAAACAGATCAAGGATAG TGTGACAATGGCACCTGCCTTCCGCCTCTCACTCAAGGCCAAGGTGAGCGACAACATGAGCCACTTGATGGTGGATTTTGCCCAGGAACGCCGCCTGCTCCAGGCCCTTGCCTTCCTGCCAG TGCCCAGCACCCCCGAGATCGATCTGGCGGAGTCACTGGTGGCCGATAACTGTGTGACACTGGCCTGGAGGATGCCCGACGAGGACAGCAAGATAGACCACTACGTGCTGGAGTACCGCAGGACCAACTTTGAGGGGCCGCCCCGCGCCAAGGAGGACCAGCCCTGGATGGTGGTTGAGGGCATCAAGGGCACCGAGTACACCCTCTCCG GGCTGAAGTTTGACATGAAGTACATGAATTTTCGGGTACGGGCATGTAACAAGGCTGTGGCAGGCGAATTCTCCGAGCCGGTCACTTTAGAGACAAGAG CTTTCATGTTTCGGCTGGATGCCAGCACGTGCCACCAGAACCTGCGGGTGGAGGAGCTCAGCGTAGAGTGGGACGCCACGGGGGGCAAGGTGCAGGATGTCAAGGCACGTGAGAAAGACGGCAAGGGCAGGACGGCTTCGCCCGCCAACTCGCCTGCCAG GGTGGTGCAGTCACCCAAGAGGATGCCCTCAGGGCGTGGGGGCAGAGATCGCTTCACCGCCGAGTCCTACACGGTTCTGG GTGACACGCTGATCGATGGTGACGACCACTACTGGGAGGTGCGGTACGACCGGGACAGCAAAGCTTTCGGCGTGGGGGTGGCATATCGCAGCCTGGGCAAATTTGACCAGCTGGGCAAGACCTCGGCCTCCTGGTGCCTCCACCTCAACAACTGGCTGCAGGTCAGCTTCAGCGCCAAGCACGCCAACAAGGCCAAGGTGCTGGACGTGCCCGTGCCCGACTGCATCGGTGTCTACTGCAACTTCCATGAAG GGTTCCTGTCTTTCTACAACGCCAGGACCAAGCAGCTGCTCCACACCTTCAAGGCCAAGTTCACgcagccagtgctgcctgccttcATG GTCTGGTGCGGCAGCTTCCACGTCTCCTCGGGCTTGCAGGTGCCCAGCGCGGTGAAATGCCTCCAGAAACGCAACAGCACGGCCAGCAGCTCCAACGCCAGCCTGCCCTAG
- the MPND gene encoding LOW QUALITY PROTEIN: MPN domain-containing protein (The sequence of the model RefSeq protein was modified relative to this genomic sequence to represent the inferred CDS: inserted 2 bases in 1 codon; deleted 5 bases in 4 codons), producing MAALVATSPGGDECLEEDEDELEPGLDEAEAEPEAGSGAKVAGDTRGAVLTRRGITLRVLLRDGLLEPARGXIYYLGKKFVGDLGADGNITWQETGQVFNSPSAWATHCKRLVNPAKKSGCGWASVRYKGQKLDQYKAAWLRKHQPTCRLPRSLASEGEEEEMPEDEEEEATREGRAPVPELAVTKKLEERSKNNNARAWRSRRGWVRWHGGPAGPQAARRRVTGHCASQITAPTAKRLESKPRVPVRYCTLGTRDSARSPQTLVEVTSFAAINKFQPFNVAISSNVLLLLDFHSHLTRSEVGGLPGGRWDTNTQLLTVLRAFPCRTRLGDAEAAGAVEEEICQSLFLRGLSLVGWYHSHPFGPALPSLHDIDAQMDYQLKLQGSGNSFQPCLALICGPYYHGNPGGESKIAPFWVMPPPEVARPNDYGIPMDVEVAYIQDGFLTNDVLQEMTLLVEFYKGAPDLVKFQELWSQDQTYLDKLKGSLASRTPKDQSFTHVLEQIYSLLKLSS from the exons ATGGCAG CGCTGGTGGCCACGTCCCCCGGCGGGGATGAGTGCCTGGAGGAGGACGAGGACGAGCTGGAGCCGGGGCTGGACGAGGCGGAGGCCGAGCCGGAGGCCGGGAGTGGGGCCAAGGTGGCAGGGGACACCCGGGGCGCCGTGCTCACCCGCCGCGGCATCACCCTCCGCGTCCTGCTCCGCGACGGGCTCCTCGAGCCGGCCCGTGG GATCTACTACCTG GGCAAGAAGTTCGTGGGGGACCTGGGGGCGGACGGGAAC ATCACGTGGCAGGAGACGGGGCAGGTCTTCAACTCGCCCAGCGCCTGG GCCACCCACTGCAAGCGCCTGGTGAACCCCGCCAAGAAGTCGGGGTGCGGT TGGGCGTCCGTGCGCTACAAGGGCCAGAAGCTGGACCAGTACAAAGCCGCGTGGCTGCGCAAGCACCAGCCAACGTGCCGCCTGCCGAGGAG CCTGGCCAGTGagggcgaggaggaggagatgcctgaggatgaagaggaggaggcgACGAGGGAGGGTCGGGCGCCTGTGCCGGAGCTGGCGGTTACCAAaaagctggaggagaggagcaAGAACAACAATGCAAGAGCCTGGCGGAGCCGGCGGGGATGGGTAAGGTGGCACGGGGGTCCCGCGGGACCCCAGGCAGCTCGGCGGCGGGTGACGGGGCATTGTGCTTCGCAGATCACGGCCCCCACGGCGAAGCGGTTGGAGAGCAAACCCCGGGTG CCCGTCCGCTACTGCACCCTGGGCACCCGTGACTCGGCCAG GAGCCCCCAGACCCTGGTGGAGGTGACATCGTTCGCCGCCATCAACAAGTTCCAGCCCTTCAACGTGGCCATTTCCAGCAACgtcctgctgctcctg GACTTCCATAGCCACCTGACGCGGAGCGAAGTGGGTGGGCTACCTGGGGGGCGGTGGGACACCAACACACAAT TGCTGACGGTGCTGCGAGCCTTCCCGTGCCGGACCCGCCTGGGCGATGCCGAAGCTGCCGGTGCCGTGGAGGAGGAG ATCTGCCAGAGCCTGTTCCTGCGGGGGCTGTCGCTGGTGGGCTGGTACCACAGCCACCCCTTCGGCCCCGCACTGCCCTCCCTGCACGACATCGACGCGCAGATGGATTACCAGCTCAAGCTGCAGGGCAGCGGCAACagcttccagccctgcctggctctcATCTGCG GACCCTACTATCATGGCAACCCCGGCGGGGAGTCCAAAATCGCACCCTTCTGGGTGATGCCGCCGCCAGAGGTGG CACGGCCCAACGACTACGGCATCCCCATGGACGTGGAGGTGGCTTACATCCAGGATGGATTCCTCACCAACGACGTCCTGCAGGAGATG acgCTGCTGGTGGAGTTTTATAAGGGAGCCCCCGACCTGGTGAAGTTCCAGGAGCTGTGGAGTCAGGATCAAACCTACCTGGACAAGCTTAAG GGCTCCCTGGCATCCCGCACCCCCAAAGACCAGAGCTTCACCCACGTCCTGGAGCAGATCTACAGCCTCCTCAAGCtcagcagctga